In the Topomyia yanbarensis strain Yona2022 chromosome 3, ASM3024719v1, whole genome shotgun sequence genome, one interval contains:
- the LOC131689122 gene encoding uncharacterized protein LOC131689122 — protein MCSKQEAELSDLTVEAEVLDTEEVAVVDLLTSFGLSLDVIGLFIDNRYTLESLKIVERKELEELIQSPHLAERSKCIFGLNSWREKQGIHPVTCIKCQHSSTSAAADLPPEISREKCTATYLLNTSSKGRGIIENYKQTGYLTRTNKKAITHIIIDEFKDRFSKLTPVELLGRSLELSQIFPSEPQDTWYQPASKYSNGQTIKKRKVARGCLYDRNVNYKGCSKHLASLTESEGSSSRVTNESIEIFSENQCKNIFNLIKKTLI, from the exons atgtgttcgAAGCAGGAAGCGGAGTTGTCGGACCTAACCGTCGAAGCGGAGGTTTTAGATACGGAAGAAGTGGCCGTGGTAGACCTTCTCACCTCATTTGGATTATCGTTAGATGTTATTGGTTTGTTCATAG ATAACCGCTACACTCTCGAGTCGTTGAAAATTGTGGAAAGGAAGGAGCTGGAGGAATTAATCCAATCTCCACATCTGGCTGAAAGATCCAAGTGCATTTTTGGGTTAAATTCTTGGCGAGAGAAACAG GGAATTCATCCTGTCACATGCATAAAATGTCAGCATTCGTCAACGTCTGCTGCAGCTGACCTTCCACCGGAAATATCTCGTGAAAAGTGCACAGCCACTTATTTGTTGAACACGTCTTCAAAAGGTCGCGGGattattgaaaattataaacaaacTGGTTATCTGACCCGGACGAACAAGAAGGCTATCACTCACATCATCATTGACGAATTCAAGGATcggttttcaaaattaacaccAGTTGAACTCTTGGGCAGGTCATTGGAACTGAGCCAGATATTCCCGAGTGAACCACAG GATACTTGGTACCAGCCTGCATCAAAATATAGCAACGGTCAGACAATCAAAAAACGCAAGGTGGCTAGAGGTTGCTTGTACGATCGGAACGTGAACTATAAAGGGTGTTCCAAACACTTGGCTTCGTTGACTGAGAGTGAAGGTTCCTCATCACGGGTAACTAACGAATCCATCGAGATTTTTTCGGAAAATCAatgtaagaacatttttaacttGATAAAAAAGACACTAATATAA
- the LOC131689121 gene encoding GTPase-GDP dissociation stimulator vimar isoform X1, with the protein MKKFEAATMDGIIAGLKNATLEKNSEQALPLLKRISEAESTLCDKYDIKADLLDLLSLDNRAVCVQVARCIAEVAKTESQRDKFTKEDIIRKLVSFLSSENENSKLELNTQVCRALGNICYANDEARNIIKATKGDERIFSLLDLDLDTDEDEKDQFVRVRCGLISNYLLGSDDIAERAVELQIIGKIEKILIRCVEDVDKHEDLLLNTLPPLSILTEQISDLYFEPSLNKVIAQILAKCTNPDLAESCLALLHYEAQNDEVKLLLAEEGLCETIYKLLEKYKTFANTDEARVLMKLACDLIVLILTGDKSMHYLYNTPLLKYMEDWLDSYDVELLTTGVLALGNFARTDRHCIYMVENKIMHKLLSILAKNNGADNQMTLQHALLSTLKNLVIPKPNKAAVIEAGLVDIILPMLEIHQPPVVFKLLGTLRMTVDGQERLAQQLLQNEKLIKQLVHWSKTSEFTGVLGESLRLMAWLIKHAYHANKDLSAADDTGLRKFVDVEGSVDSMVSMLTSTHLVMQNEALIALSILSTVLHNKNATDLKLEDLLIKADVGAKLAEQITLNGETMTKEIVDNLQTFVRLLRTSPTCVEHLKKHNIDELLNSIPSQVEYCTL; encoded by the exons ATGAAAAAGTTTGAGG CTGCTACGATGGACGGGATAATCGCTGGTTTGAAGAACGCAACACTGGAAAAGAACTCTGAACAGGCGCTGCCTCTGCTGAAACGGATATCCGAAGCGGAAAGTACTCTCTGTGATAAGTACGACATCAAAGCTGATCTGCTGGACTTGCTATCGTTGGATAACCGAGCTGTGTGCGTTCAGGTGGCTCGATGTATTGCCGAGGTGGCCAAGACTGAGTCTCAGCGAGACAAGTTTACTAAGGAAGACATTATTCGTAAGCTAGTTTCGTTTCTGTCCAGTGAAAACGAGAACAGCAAGCTTGAGCTAAACACTCAGGTGTGCCGAGCGCTGGGTAACATATGTTATGCAAACGATGAAGCGCGCAATATCATCAAGGCGACGAAAGGAGATGAGCGAATCTTTTCGTTATTGGACTTGGACTTAGATACGGACGAAGATGAAAAGGATCAATTTGTTCGCGTGCGGTGTGGCTTGATTTCGAACTATCTACTCGGTAGCGATGACATTGCAGAGCGAGCGGTAGAGCTGCAAATTATcggaaaaattgagaaaattctgATCCGATGCGTCGAAGACGTTGACAAGCATGAAGACCTTTTGTTAAACACACTGCCACCGTTGAGCATTTTAACAGAGCAGATAAGCGATTTGTACTTTGAGCCATCGCTGAACAAAGTTATTGCACAGATCTTGGCCAAATGCACCAATCCCGATTTAGCCGAATCGTGTTTGGCACTTTTGCACTACGAGGCACAAAATGATGAAGTGAAACTATTGCTGGCAGAGGAGGGTTTGTGTGAAACGATATACAAACTACTGGAGAAGTATAAGACCTTTGCCAACACGGATGAGGCACGGGTGCTGATGAAGCTGGCTTGTGATCTGATTGTACTTATTCTAACCGGAG ACAAATCAATGCATTATTTATACAACACTCCGTTGCTGAAATACATGGAAGACTGGCTTGACTCATATGACGTAGAGCTTTTGACGACCGGTGTGCTGGCATTGGGAAACTTCGCTCGTACcgacaggcattgcatttacaTGGTGGAGAACAAAATCATGCACAAACTGCTTT CTATCCTGGCGAAAAACAATGGAGCCGACAACCAAATGACTCTGCAGCATGCCCTACTGAGTACATTGAAGAACCTGGTGATTCCGAAGCCAAACAAGGCAGCCGTCATTGAAGCCGGGTTGGTAGACATCATCTTGCCCATGTTGGAAATTCATCAGCCGCCTGTTGTGTTTAAGCTACTTGGCACTCTTCGGATGACTGTGGATGGCCAGG aaaGACTAGCGCAACAGTTGCTGCAGAATGAGAAACTTATAAAGCAACTGGTTCACTGGAGCAAAACATCCGAGTTTACTGGTGTACTCGGGGAATCGTTACGTCTGATGGCATGGCTTATCAAACATGCGTACCATGCTAATAAGGATCTATCTGCGGCGGACGATACTGGACTGAGGAAATTCGTTGACGTTGAGGGTTCTGTCGACAGTATGGTGAGCATGCTAACCTCCACTCATTTGGTGATGCAAAACGAGGCGTTGATTGCACTTAGCATCTTGTCTACGGTCTTACACAACAAAAATGCCACTGATCTGAAGTTGGAAGATTTGCTAATAAAAGCCGATGTGGGTGCTAAGCTGGCAGAGCAAATCACTCTTAACGGAGAAACTATGACGAAAGAAATTGTTGATAATTTGCAAACATTTGTCCGGTTACTAAGAACCTCCCCAACGTGCGTAGAGCATTTGAAAAAACATAATATAGACGAACTGTTAAACTCCATACCTAGTCAAGTGGAGTACTGTACTCTGTAA
- the LOC131689121 gene encoding GTPase-GDP dissociation stimulator vimar isoform X3, with the protein MDGIIAGLKNATLEKNSEQALPLLKRISEAESTLCDKYDIKADLLDLLSLDNRAVCVQVARCIAEVAKTESQRDKFTKEDIIRKLVSFLSSENENSKLELNTQVCRALGNICYANDEARNIIKATKGDERIFSLLDLDLDTDEDEKDQFVRVRCGLISNYLLGSDDIAERAVELQIIGKIEKILIRCVEDVDKHEDLLLNTLPPLSILTEQISDLYFEPSLNKVIAQILAKCTNPDLAESCLALLHYEAQNDEVKLLLAEEGLCETIYKLLEKYKTFANTDEARVLMKLACDLIVLILTGDKSMHYLYNTPLLKYMEDWLDSYDVELLTTGVLALGNFARTDRHCIYMVENKIMHKLLSILAKNNGADNQMTLQHALLSTLKNLVIPKPNKAAVIEAGLVDIILPMLEIHQPPVVFKLLGTLRMTVDGQERLAQQLLQNEKLIKQLVHWSKTSEFTGVLGESLRLMAWLIKHAYHANKDLSAADDTGLRKFVDVEGSVDSMVSMLTSTHLVMQNEALIALSILSTVLHNKNATDLKLEDLLIKADVGAKLAEQITLNGETMTKEIVDNLQTFVRLLRTSPTCVEHLKKHNIDELLNSIPSQVEYCTL; encoded by the exons ATGGACGGGATAATCGCTGGTTTGAAGAACGCAACACTGGAAAAGAACTCTGAACAGGCGCTGCCTCTGCTGAAACGGATATCCGAAGCGGAAAGTACTCTCTGTGATAAGTACGACATCAAAGCTGATCTGCTGGACTTGCTATCGTTGGATAACCGAGCTGTGTGCGTTCAGGTGGCTCGATGTATTGCCGAGGTGGCCAAGACTGAGTCTCAGCGAGACAAGTTTACTAAGGAAGACATTATTCGTAAGCTAGTTTCGTTTCTGTCCAGTGAAAACGAGAACAGCAAGCTTGAGCTAAACACTCAGGTGTGCCGAGCGCTGGGTAACATATGTTATGCAAACGATGAAGCGCGCAATATCATCAAGGCGACGAAAGGAGATGAGCGAATCTTTTCGTTATTGGACTTGGACTTAGATACGGACGAAGATGAAAAGGATCAATTTGTTCGCGTGCGGTGTGGCTTGATTTCGAACTATCTACTCGGTAGCGATGACATTGCAGAGCGAGCGGTAGAGCTGCAAATTATcggaaaaattgagaaaattctgATCCGATGCGTCGAAGACGTTGACAAGCATGAAGACCTTTTGTTAAACACACTGCCACCGTTGAGCATTTTAACAGAGCAGATAAGCGATTTGTACTTTGAGCCATCGCTGAACAAAGTTATTGCACAGATCTTGGCCAAATGCACCAATCCCGATTTAGCCGAATCGTGTTTGGCACTTTTGCACTACGAGGCACAAAATGATGAAGTGAAACTATTGCTGGCAGAGGAGGGTTTGTGTGAAACGATATACAAACTACTGGAGAAGTATAAGACCTTTGCCAACACGGATGAGGCACGGGTGCTGATGAAGCTGGCTTGTGATCTGATTGTACTTATTCTAACCGGAG ACAAATCAATGCATTATTTATACAACACTCCGTTGCTGAAATACATGGAAGACTGGCTTGACTCATATGACGTAGAGCTTTTGACGACCGGTGTGCTGGCATTGGGAAACTTCGCTCGTACcgacaggcattgcatttacaTGGTGGAGAACAAAATCATGCACAAACTGCTTT CTATCCTGGCGAAAAACAATGGAGCCGACAACCAAATGACTCTGCAGCATGCCCTACTGAGTACATTGAAGAACCTGGTGATTCCGAAGCCAAACAAGGCAGCCGTCATTGAAGCCGGGTTGGTAGACATCATCTTGCCCATGTTGGAAATTCATCAGCCGCCTGTTGTGTTTAAGCTACTTGGCACTCTTCGGATGACTGTGGATGGCCAGG aaaGACTAGCGCAACAGTTGCTGCAGAATGAGAAACTTATAAAGCAACTGGTTCACTGGAGCAAAACATCCGAGTTTACTGGTGTACTCGGGGAATCGTTACGTCTGATGGCATGGCTTATCAAACATGCGTACCATGCTAATAAGGATCTATCTGCGGCGGACGATACTGGACTGAGGAAATTCGTTGACGTTGAGGGTTCTGTCGACAGTATGGTGAGCATGCTAACCTCCACTCATTTGGTGATGCAAAACGAGGCGTTGATTGCACTTAGCATCTTGTCTACGGTCTTACACAACAAAAATGCCACTGATCTGAAGTTGGAAGATTTGCTAATAAAAGCCGATGTGGGTGCTAAGCTGGCAGAGCAAATCACTCTTAACGGAGAAACTATGACGAAAGAAATTGTTGATAATTTGCAAACATTTGTCCGGTTACTAAGAACCTCCCCAACGTGCGTAGAGCATTTGAAAAAACATAATATAGACGAACTGTTAAACTCCATACCTAGTCAAGTGGAGTACTGTACTCTGTAA
- the LOC131689121 gene encoding GTPase-GDP dissociation stimulator vimar isoform X2 produces the protein MEAATMDGIIAGLKNATLEKNSEQALPLLKRISEAESTLCDKYDIKADLLDLLSLDNRAVCVQVARCIAEVAKTESQRDKFTKEDIIRKLVSFLSSENENSKLELNTQVCRALGNICYANDEARNIIKATKGDERIFSLLDLDLDTDEDEKDQFVRVRCGLISNYLLGSDDIAERAVELQIIGKIEKILIRCVEDVDKHEDLLLNTLPPLSILTEQISDLYFEPSLNKVIAQILAKCTNPDLAESCLALLHYEAQNDEVKLLLAEEGLCETIYKLLEKYKTFANTDEARVLMKLACDLIVLILTGDKSMHYLYNTPLLKYMEDWLDSYDVELLTTGVLALGNFARTDRHCIYMVENKIMHKLLSILAKNNGADNQMTLQHALLSTLKNLVIPKPNKAAVIEAGLVDIILPMLEIHQPPVVFKLLGTLRMTVDGQERLAQQLLQNEKLIKQLVHWSKTSEFTGVLGESLRLMAWLIKHAYHANKDLSAADDTGLRKFVDVEGSVDSMVSMLTSTHLVMQNEALIALSILSTVLHNKNATDLKLEDLLIKADVGAKLAEQITLNGETMTKEIVDNLQTFVRLLRTSPTCVEHLKKHNIDELLNSIPSQVEYCTL, from the exons ATGGAAG CTGCTACGATGGACGGGATAATCGCTGGTTTGAAGAACGCAACACTGGAAAAGAACTCTGAACAGGCGCTGCCTCTGCTGAAACGGATATCCGAAGCGGAAAGTACTCTCTGTGATAAGTACGACATCAAAGCTGATCTGCTGGACTTGCTATCGTTGGATAACCGAGCTGTGTGCGTTCAGGTGGCTCGATGTATTGCCGAGGTGGCCAAGACTGAGTCTCAGCGAGACAAGTTTACTAAGGAAGACATTATTCGTAAGCTAGTTTCGTTTCTGTCCAGTGAAAACGAGAACAGCAAGCTTGAGCTAAACACTCAGGTGTGCCGAGCGCTGGGTAACATATGTTATGCAAACGATGAAGCGCGCAATATCATCAAGGCGACGAAAGGAGATGAGCGAATCTTTTCGTTATTGGACTTGGACTTAGATACGGACGAAGATGAAAAGGATCAATTTGTTCGCGTGCGGTGTGGCTTGATTTCGAACTATCTACTCGGTAGCGATGACATTGCAGAGCGAGCGGTAGAGCTGCAAATTATcggaaaaattgagaaaattctgATCCGATGCGTCGAAGACGTTGACAAGCATGAAGACCTTTTGTTAAACACACTGCCACCGTTGAGCATTTTAACAGAGCAGATAAGCGATTTGTACTTTGAGCCATCGCTGAACAAAGTTATTGCACAGATCTTGGCCAAATGCACCAATCCCGATTTAGCCGAATCGTGTTTGGCACTTTTGCACTACGAGGCACAAAATGATGAAGTGAAACTATTGCTGGCAGAGGAGGGTTTGTGTGAAACGATATACAAACTACTGGAGAAGTATAAGACCTTTGCCAACACGGATGAGGCACGGGTGCTGATGAAGCTGGCTTGTGATCTGATTGTACTTATTCTAACCGGAG ACAAATCAATGCATTATTTATACAACACTCCGTTGCTGAAATACATGGAAGACTGGCTTGACTCATATGACGTAGAGCTTTTGACGACCGGTGTGCTGGCATTGGGAAACTTCGCTCGTACcgacaggcattgcatttacaTGGTGGAGAACAAAATCATGCACAAACTGCTTT CTATCCTGGCGAAAAACAATGGAGCCGACAACCAAATGACTCTGCAGCATGCCCTACTGAGTACATTGAAGAACCTGGTGATTCCGAAGCCAAACAAGGCAGCCGTCATTGAAGCCGGGTTGGTAGACATCATCTTGCCCATGTTGGAAATTCATCAGCCGCCTGTTGTGTTTAAGCTACTTGGCACTCTTCGGATGACTGTGGATGGCCAGG aaaGACTAGCGCAACAGTTGCTGCAGAATGAGAAACTTATAAAGCAACTGGTTCACTGGAGCAAAACATCCGAGTTTACTGGTGTACTCGGGGAATCGTTACGTCTGATGGCATGGCTTATCAAACATGCGTACCATGCTAATAAGGATCTATCTGCGGCGGACGATACTGGACTGAGGAAATTCGTTGACGTTGAGGGTTCTGTCGACAGTATGGTGAGCATGCTAACCTCCACTCATTTGGTGATGCAAAACGAGGCGTTGATTGCACTTAGCATCTTGTCTACGGTCTTACACAACAAAAATGCCACTGATCTGAAGTTGGAAGATTTGCTAATAAAAGCCGATGTGGGTGCTAAGCTGGCAGAGCAAATCACTCTTAACGGAGAAACTATGACGAAAGAAATTGTTGATAATTTGCAAACATTTGTCCGGTTACTAAGAACCTCCCCAACGTGCGTAGAGCATTTGAAAAAACATAATATAGACGAACTGTTAAACTCCATACCTAGTCAAGTGGAGTACTGTACTCTGTAA